A stretch of Desulfotalea psychrophila LSv54 DNA encodes these proteins:
- the rplM gene encoding 50S ribosomal protein L13 — translation MKTYLAPVNEIEKEWYVVDAENKVLGRLASEIASRLRGKHKPTFSSFIDNGDFIVVTNAEKIALTGKKWDDKTYYRHTGYIGGIKETSAKELLEKHPTDLITKAVRGMLPKNKMGRAQLKKLKVYVGAAHPHAAQQPTVLDI, via the coding sequence ATGAAAACCTATCTTGCTCCAGTCAACGAGATCGAGAAAGAGTGGTATGTTGTCGATGCAGAGAACAAGGTACTGGGACGCTTGGCCTCTGAGATCGCTTCTCGACTTCGCGGTAAGCATAAACCTACATTTTCATCATTTATTGATAACGGTGATTTCATTGTAGTGACAAATGCTGAGAAAATCGCGCTTACCGGTAAGAAGTGGGACGACAAGACATATTATCGTCATACTGGATATATTGGTGGCATTAAAGAAACCAGTGCTAAAGAACTTCTTGAAAAACATCCAACCGACCTTATCACTAAGGCAGTTCGAGGCATGCTCCCTAAGAACAAAATGGGCAGAGCACAACTTAAGAAGCTCAAGGTGTATGTTGGAGCAGCTCATCCACATGCAGCTCAGCAACCTACTGTTTTAGACATTTAA
- the hisB gene encoding imidazoleglycerol-phosphate dehydratase HisB, whose amino-acid sequence MVVIEKNRKSAISRKTTETDIQLELNLDGAGQHLIDTGVPFLNHMLTLFSVHGFLDLSLRAEGDIDIDDHHTTEDIGIVLGQAIAQALGNKGGISRYASVYLPMDEALVRIVIDLSNRPYLHYNAPVIEQKLGTFDSCLVKEFFRAVSQQAGMTLHIDMIHGENGHHIVEAIFKGFGRALSLAIEPLGTDGALSSKGCL is encoded by the coding sequence ATGGTTGTAATTGAAAAAAACAGAAAATCGGCAATAAGCAGGAAAACGACAGAGACAGATATCCAACTGGAGTTGAATCTTGATGGGGCCGGTCAGCATCTTATTGACACTGGCGTACCTTTTTTAAATCATATGCTGACCCTGTTTAGTGTGCATGGTTTTTTAGACCTCTCTCTTCGGGCAGAAGGTGATATTGATATCGATGATCATCATACCACCGAGGACATTGGTATTGTTTTGGGACAGGCCATTGCTCAGGCTCTTGGTAATAAGGGTGGAATTAGTCGTTATGCTTCGGTCTACCTGCCCATGGATGAGGCCCTGGTCCGAATTGTAATAGATCTGTCCAATAGACCGTATTTGCATTATAATGCACCTGTTATAGAACAGAAGCTTGGCACCTTTGATTCTTGTCTGGTTAAGGAGTTTTTCCGAGCAGTATCGCAACAGGCGGGGATGACCCTGCATATAGATATGATTCATGGTGAAAATGGCCATCATATTGTTGAGGCGATATTTAAGGGATTTGGTCGGGCCCTCTCTTTGGCAATAGAGCCTCTTGGTACCGATGGTGCCCTCTCTTCAAAGGGATGTCTGTAG
- the nuoK gene encoding NADH-quinone oxidoreductase subunit NuoK produces the protein MEILNLYNSLNTFLILAAALFGMGIYGILTRRTLIGMLFCAELVLASVSINFMAFNRFTAPDPATGQIITLFIMAIAAAETAIALSIIIAVYRQNKSIDADDTAQLKG, from the coding sequence ATGGAAATCTTAAATCTCTATAACAGCCTCAACACATTTCTTATCCTGGCAGCGGCACTCTTTGGCATGGGCATCTATGGCATACTGACCCGTCGCACCCTTATCGGTATGCTCTTCTGCGCCGAACTTGTGCTGGCCTCCGTGTCCATAAACTTTATGGCCTTTAATCGTTTCACCGCCCCGGACCCCGCAACAGGGCAGATCATAACCCTGTTTATTATGGCCATCGCAGCGGCTGAAACTGCCATTGCCCTGAGTATCATTATTGCAGTTTACCGTCAGAACAAATCCATTGACGCAGACGATACTGCACAACTTAAAGGATAG
- a CDS encoding NADH-quinone oxidoreductase subunit D, producing the protein MSEHIILNPDETFTLNLGPQHPATHGVLRVKLTMDGEYIYSAETVIGYIHRMHEKMGENRTYNQYLPNLSRLDYLSAMAYCHGYVLAVEKAGSIEVPERAEYIRAITVELNRLSSHLVWFGAFIMDLGGFSPLMYAFDDREQILDLLESITGSRLTYCYYRFGGLYNDIDDEFLVGTRKFIIRMRKSLKTYRDLVTNNIILMKRLKDIGHISPEICRKYGATGPVARGSGINFDVRKNEPYSVYNEFDFDIPVYHEGDSYARYMVRMDEMEQSLRIIEQAMDKLPGGPIIPEKKPKIIKLPEGDYYSTVEAARGSFGIRLVSDGGKNAYRLKLRSPTFSNMHLFDEVCQGMLIADALALMGSLDLVIPEIDR; encoded by the coding sequence ATGAGCGAACATATTATACTTAACCCGGATGAGACATTTACTCTCAACCTCGGTCCTCAGCATCCAGCGACCCACGGTGTGCTTCGGGTAAAGCTGACCATGGATGGTGAATATATATACAGTGCCGAAACCGTCATTGGCTATATTCATCGTATGCACGAAAAAATGGGTGAAAACCGCACCTATAACCAGTACCTACCAAATCTGAGCCGACTCGACTATCTCTCAGCCATGGCCTACTGTCATGGATATGTTCTGGCCGTAGAGAAGGCTGGCTCAATCGAAGTGCCTGAACGAGCCGAATATATCCGCGCCATCACCGTAGAGCTGAACAGACTTTCATCACATCTGGTCTGGTTTGGTGCCTTTATCATGGATCTCGGTGGCTTTTCTCCGCTGATGTACGCCTTTGACGACCGCGAACAGATCCTTGATCTGCTCGAATCCATTACCGGTTCCCGCCTGACCTACTGCTATTATCGTTTTGGCGGACTCTATAATGATATTGATGATGAGTTTTTGGTAGGCACCCGCAAGTTTATCATTCGAATGCGTAAGTCCCTAAAAACCTATCGGGACCTTGTCACCAATAACATCATCCTGATGAAACGTCTTAAGGATATTGGCCATATCTCCCCGGAAATTTGCCGTAAATATGGGGCCACCGGTCCCGTCGCCCGTGGATCAGGTATCAACTTTGATGTCCGTAAAAACGAACCATACTCAGTATACAATGAATTTGACTTTGATATCCCAGTCTACCATGAGGGGGACTCCTACGCCAGATACATGGTGCGGATGGATGAGATGGAACAATCTCTACGCATCATAGAGCAGGCCATGGATAAATTACCAGGTGGCCCCATTATACCTGAAAAGAAACCTAAGATTATCAAACTTCCAGAGGGAGATTACTACTCTACGGTGGAAGCGGCACGTGGCAGCTTCGGTATTCGCCTGGTCAGTGACGGAGGGAAAAATGCCTATCGCCTCAAGCTTCGTTCACCGACCTTTTCCAATATGCACCTTTTTGACGAAGTCTGCCAAGGAATGCTCATAGCAGATGCCTTGGCCCTTATGGGTAGTTTAGACCTTGTTATCCCTGAGATAGATCGATAG
- a CDS encoding DUF169 domain-containing protein, with amino-acid sequence MGLSYKEMQDSLMKELRLYHFPVAVKFFYKENEIKRFKEEADFYIPANRMTFCQWQLAARMKGQTVFAEKKDLSCGNAQYSFGWKDLDNKEITGHTKYAKDREQAERFIKSKSVLPKGLLAIAVAPLAAADKLQGLDTVHFYCDNMQAYHLAIDYMAATDTHPLRPQLTMNSSACGGNVYSYNKQQFNTLPSCSGSYNAGKTERGETNVIIPGRQIGAVVDRLLERKAKLGSSAITRPGDGFPGADICKNCPLIIFKKKSPASS; translated from the coding sequence ATGGGCCTTAGCTACAAAGAAATGCAAGACAGCCTCATGAAAGAACTTCGTCTTTATCACTTTCCTGTGGCCGTCAAATTTTTCTACAAAGAAAATGAAATAAAAAGATTCAAAGAGGAGGCTGATTTTTATATACCAGCCAATCGCATGACCTTTTGCCAGTGGCAGTTAGCCGCACGCATGAAGGGGCAGACAGTCTTTGCCGAGAAAAAAGATCTCAGTTGCGGTAATGCCCAGTACAGTTTTGGCTGGAAAGATCTGGATAATAAAGAGATAACAGGCCATACTAAATACGCTAAAGATCGCGAGCAGGCAGAGCGTTTTATTAAGAGCAAATCTGTCCTGCCAAAGGGATTGCTGGCAATCGCCGTCGCCCCACTTGCCGCAGCCGATAAACTGCAAGGATTAGACACGGTCCACTTCTACTGTGATAATATGCAGGCATACCACCTTGCCATTGATTATATGGCAGCAACAGACACCCACCCCCTACGTCCCCAGCTCACCATGAACTCTTCTGCCTGCGGTGGCAATGTATACAGCTATAATAAACAACAGTTCAACACCTTACCCTCCTGTTCAGGCTCCTACAATGCAGGTAAGACCGAACGTGGTGAAACCAATGTCATTATCCCCGGTAGACAGATAGGTGCCGTGGTTGATCGTTTGCTTGAGAGAAAGGCCAAACTTGGCAGTAGTGCTATCACCCGACCGGGAGACGGTTTTCCTGGAGCAGACATATGCAAAAATTGCCCTCTCATTATTTTTAAAAAAAAGAGCCCGGCTAGCTCCTAG
- the argC gene encoding N-acetyl-gamma-glutamyl-phosphate reductase, translated as MIKIAIIGASGYTGVELSRLLCNHPQVEITAVTSRQYAGVALSEVFPNLRGRTSLICENLTIEELCLRADLFFAAVPHKTAMNIVPQLLAAGKKVIDLSADFRLNSAAVYEEWYQEHSAKEFLSQAVYGLPELYREQIAKTQLLANPGCYPTSIILGMAPLLRAGIIKPQSIIADSKSGTTGAGRGAKVGSLFCEVNDGFKAYGVGRKHRHTPEIEQELGKLANTDFNITFTPHLLPISRGILSTIYADLNCEIEADEVQALYEEMYKDEPFVRVLPLGSAPATQYVRGSNYCDIGFAIDQTTGRIIVMSAIDNVVKGAAGQAVQNMNIMCGFAEQEGLEIVPLFP; from the coding sequence ATGATAAAAATAGCAATTATTGGAGCCTCCGGCTACACCGGCGTAGAGCTCTCTCGTCTTCTCTGTAATCATCCTCAGGTTGAAATTACGGCAGTAACTTCCCGCCAATATGCTGGGGTTGCCCTCTCTGAAGTCTTCCCCAATCTACGGGGCAGAACATCACTGATCTGTGAAAATCTCACCATTGAAGAGCTGTGCCTGAGGGCAGATCTTTTCTTTGCCGCTGTTCCCCATAAAACGGCCATGAACATCGTTCCGCAGTTATTGGCAGCGGGCAAAAAGGTTATCGACCTCTCTGCCGATTTCAGACTCAACAGTGCGGCTGTCTATGAGGAGTGGTACCAGGAACATTCTGCCAAGGAATTTCTAAGCCAGGCGGTCTACGGCCTCCCTGAACTCTACCGAGAGCAGATTGCAAAGACACAACTCCTTGCCAATCCAGGTTGCTATCCTACCTCAATCATACTGGGCATGGCCCCCCTGCTTCGAGCCGGAATTATTAAACCTCAATCTATTATTGCCGATTCCAAATCCGGCACCACCGGTGCTGGTCGCGGGGCAAAGGTGGGATCGCTTTTCTGTGAGGTAAACGATGGCTTCAAGGCATATGGAGTGGGAAGAAAACACCGTCATACCCCGGAAATTGAGCAGGAGCTGGGAAAACTTGCAAATACGGACTTCAATATAACCTTTACTCCTCATCTATTACCCATTTCCCGTGGAATTCTCAGTACTATCTACGCCGATCTCAATTGCGAGATAGAGGCAGACGAGGTACAGGCACTCTATGAAGAGATGTATAAAGATGAGCCCTTTGTTCGAGTGCTACCACTGGGCAGTGCCCCCGCCACCCAATATGTGCGAGGTTCAAACTACTGCGACATAGGTTTTGCCATCGATCAAACCACTGGACGTATTATTGTTATGTCTGCCATTGATAATGTGGTCAAGGGAGCAGCAGGACAGGCTGTACAAAACATGAATATCATGTGCGGCTTTGCGGAACAAGAAGGCCTTGAAATCGTACCCCTCTTTCCATAA
- the rpsI gene encoding 30S ribosomal protein S9, which yields MVQDRFYATGKRKNAIARVWLTPGTGKVIVNKMATTEYFGKIFKEHLIEKPFKTTDTFEKYDVIATLKGGGKSAQVDALAHGISRALLETDPENRTPLKQAGLLRRDQRVKERKKYGQKGARAKFQFSKR from the coding sequence ATGGTTCAAGATCGTTTTTACGCTACTGGTAAAAGAAAGAATGCTATCGCTCGTGTATGGCTTACTCCTGGTACCGGAAAAGTAATCGTAAACAAAATGGCAACAACTGAGTATTTTGGAAAAATTTTCAAAGAGCATCTCATTGAAAAGCCTTTCAAAACAACTGATACTTTTGAGAAATATGACGTTATAGCTACCCTTAAGGGTGGTGGTAAGTCTGCTCAGGTTGATGCTCTTGCTCACGGAATTTCTCGTGCTCTTCTCGAGACAGATCCTGAGAATCGTACTCCTCTTAAACAAGCTGGTCTGCTTCGTCGTGACCAACGTGTTAAAGAGCGTAAGAAATACGGACAAAAAGGTGCCCGCGCTAAGTTTCAATTCTCAAAGCGCTAA
- a CDS encoding NADH-quinone oxidoreductase subunit J family protein — MTSSLFSVDNLVGLVFLVTIAITLVGGLITCLAHKLFRALCGFALTSTGVAGLYFFLNSPFISMMQILIYIGAVSITISFGVMLASPDSIKKMQPIKPLAGPIGFAVSGMLAGALMFLVTRADWPIMAKITDGSMRTIGIELLTQYSLVFELISILLLAAILGALAIAREGRSKWKS, encoded by the coding sequence ATGACTTCATCTCTCTTCAGCGTTGACAACCTTGTAGGCCTTGTCTTTCTGGTAACCATCGCCATAACTCTAGTGGGAGGGCTTATCACCTGCCTTGCCCACAAGCTTTTCAGAGCGCTCTGTGGCTTTGCCCTCACCTCAACGGGTGTGGCGGGATTGTACTTCTTTCTCAACTCACCCTTTATCTCCATGATGCAGATCCTGATCTATATCGGAGCAGTGAGCATCACCATCTCTTTTGGTGTCATGTTGGCAAGTCCGGATAGCATAAAAAAAATGCAACCAATAAAACCGCTGGCCGGTCCCATTGGTTTTGCCGTTTCAGGAATGCTGGCGGGGGCACTGATGTTTTTGGTAACCCGAGCAGATTGGCCGATAATGGCCAAAATCACAGACGGTAGCATGCGCACCATCGGCATAGAGCTACTGACCCAGTACTCCCTGGTGTTTGAACTTATCTCTATTCTTTTACTGGCGGCAATTTTGGGAGCTCTTGCCATTGCTCGGGAGGGACGAAGCAAATGGAAATCTTAA
- the nuoH gene encoding NADH-quinone oxidoreductase subunit NuoH, whose translation MSLTLINVLAAALIALAFVAVNAAYLVWAERRGAAFIQRRLGPVENGPWGLLQPPVDGIKLMTKQLVIPGGVDKILFMVAPVLAMFPALMSFVTIPFSENIVAHNMDIGLLVILAFASFAGLAILLAGWSSRNKYSMMAAIRAVSQTIAYEIPMLITAITVVLVSGSVDFIEIVHSQSGGFWHWNLWPLKPGLFNIFMPISFLIFFICSLAETNRAPFDLGEAESELVAGFHTEYSSMGFGLFFMGEYANIVIGACLTTLLFLGGWDCPFGLFPGVWWFLIKIYILIFTFIWIRWTFPRTTIYGLLNLSWKILIPLSLINLLLTAGFIKVFAP comes from the coding sequence ATGAGTCTTACATTAATAAATGTTCTTGCAGCAGCTCTGATTGCCCTGGCCTTTGTGGCTGTAAATGCAGCATATCTTGTTTGGGCAGAACGAAGGGGAGCAGCTTTTATCCAAAGGCGACTGGGGCCCGTGGAAAACGGGCCGTGGGGCCTGTTGCAACCCCCGGTCGACGGCATCAAGCTCATGACCAAACAGCTGGTCATTCCAGGAGGAGTAGATAAAATACTGTTCATGGTGGCACCGGTACTTGCCATGTTCCCAGCCCTGATGAGTTTTGTTACCATCCCCTTTAGCGAAAATATCGTAGCCCATAATATGGATATCGGGCTTCTGGTTATCTTGGCCTTTGCCTCCTTTGCCGGACTGGCAATACTTCTGGCTGGCTGGAGTTCCAGAAACAAATATTCAATGATGGCAGCCATTCGGGCAGTATCCCAGACCATTGCCTATGAGATCCCCATGCTGATTACCGCAATCACCGTGGTACTGGTCAGTGGCTCGGTGGATTTCATAGAAATTGTCCACTCCCAAAGTGGTGGCTTCTGGCATTGGAACCTCTGGCCACTTAAACCCGGCCTCTTCAATATCTTTATGCCCATCTCCTTTCTCATATTTTTTATCTGTTCCCTGGCTGAGACCAACAGGGCCCCCTTTGATCTGGGTGAGGCGGAGAGTGAACTGGTGGCAGGTTTTCATACTGAATATTCCAGTATGGGCTTTGGCCTCTTTTTCATGGGAGAGTACGCCAATATCGTTATCGGTGCCTGTCTGACCACCCTGCTCTTTCTCGGAGGATGGGACTGCCCCTTTGGTCTCTTCCCCGGTGTCTGGTGGTTTTTGATAAAAATATACATCCTGATCTTCACCTTTATCTGGATTCGCTGGACCTTTCCACGAACCACTATCTACGGGTTATTAAATCTTTCCTGGAAAATTTTAATACCTCTCTCCCTTATTAATCTTCTGCTCACCGCAGGTTTTATAAAGGTATTTGCCCCATGA
- the truA gene encoding tRNA pseudouridine(38-40) synthase TruA codes for MRNICLLIAFDGTDYSGWQKQHHANTIQGEIEARLKRLSVKEISLHGAGRTDAGVHADGMTAHFHTDTRLTCNDFQRALNRMLPGAIRILQVREMADDFHARFAATGKEYHYRLFTGGVIPPQKRLYMLHQEKPIDQEAMQKCLQIIIGTHDFSSFENTGSRDKTRTGGKGAVRTILEARYEQFEEDSWHFVFIGDGFLRNMVRNIVGSILEVGRGKESVEWFEQALKEKDRNAAGPTAPAHGLKLFQVFY; via the coding sequence ATGCGTAATATTTGTCTACTTATAGCCTTTGACGGCACCGATTATTCCGGCTGGCAAAAACAGCACCACGCCAACACAATTCAGGGTGAAATAGAAGCACGCCTCAAAAGACTCTCGGTAAAAGAGATCTCCCTCCATGGGGCAGGCAGAACAGATGCCGGGGTCCATGCCGATGGAATGACGGCACATTTTCATACCGATACCAGACTGACCTGTAATGATTTCCAACGGGCACTCAATAGAATGCTCCCAGGTGCAATCCGTATTCTTCAGGTAAGAGAAATGGCCGACGATTTCCATGCCCGCTTTGCCGCCACCGGTAAGGAGTATCACTACAGGCTTTTCACCGGCGGAGTAATCCCGCCCCAGAAGAGATTGTATATGCTCCATCAGGAAAAACCAATTGATCAGGAGGCAATGCAAAAATGTCTGCAGATAATTATCGGTACCCATGATTTCTCCTCTTTTGAAAATACAGGATCCAGAGATAAAACACGTACCGGTGGCAAGGGTGCTGTCCGCACCATCCTAGAGGCACGTTACGAACAGTTCGAAGAGGACTCCTGGCATTTTGTCTTTATCGGCGACGGTTTTCTAAGAAATATGGTACGAAATATAGTGGGATCAATCCTGGAGGTGGGGCGGGGTAAAGAGAGTGTTGAATGGTTTGAACAGGCACTCAAAGAAAAAGACCGTAATGCAGCAGGCCCTACGGCCCCTGCACACGGTCTTAAGCTGTTCCAGGTTTTCTACTAA
- a CDS encoding NuoI/complex I 23 kDa subunit family protein, translating into MIEFIKEIVLGLWSLIVGMRITAREFFTPKITVQYPHETEVMPARFRGHIELIGDEEGNTRCVACGMCVRACPSGCIKVSGEKLEGSKKKIATVYELDFTKCSLCGSCIESCNFGAIQFSRVYNHVSTKKEDFYYNLIKDLEEKK; encoded by the coding sequence ATGATAGAATTTATAAAAGAAATTGTACTGGGCTTATGGAGTCTCATTGTCGGTATGCGTATCACGGCAAGGGAGTTCTTTACTCCAAAGATAACGGTTCAATATCCCCATGAAACTGAAGTAATGCCCGCCCGTTTTCGCGGCCATATAGAACTCATCGGCGACGAAGAGGGAAACACACGTTGTGTAGCCTGTGGTATGTGCGTGCGAGCCTGCCCTTCCGGTTGCATAAAAGTCAGCGGAGAAAAACTCGAAGGATCCAAAAAGAAGATCGCCACTGTCTATGAACTTGATTTCACAAAGTGCTCTCTCTGTGGCTCTTGTATAGAATCCTGTAACTTTGGTGCTATTCAATTTTCCCGGGTATACAATCATGTCTCAACAAAAAAAGAAGATTTTTACTACAATCTTATCAAAGATCTGGAGGAGAAGAAATGA
- a CDS encoding NADH-quinone oxidoreductase subunit A yields MDTAFLYKDSVLWITAFTLAGLLFAIGPIAIVYLFMPNRTRQVAQKADQPIECGMTPIGDSWIRYGVIFYLYALIFLAFDVDVLFLFPVVLAYNDPMFIWRDFIEIFLFVSVLSLAIIYAWVKGVFTWKQKTYHRP; encoded by the coding sequence ATGGATACAGCATTTCTTTACAAAGATAGCGTTCTATGGATTACGGCATTCACCCTGGCAGGTCTTCTCTTTGCCATCGGCCCCATTGCCATTGTCTACCTCTTCATGCCCAACAGAACAAGACAGGTCGCCCAAAAGGCAGATCAGCCTATTGAATGTGGTATGACTCCCATCGGCGACAGTTGGATTCGCTATGGCGTCATCTTCTATCTCTACGCCCTTATCTTTCTTGCCTTCGATGTTGACGTACTCTTTCTCTTTCCCGTAGTACTTGCCTATAACGATCCCATGTTTATCTGGCGTGACTTTATCGAAATTTTTCTCTTTGTCTCTGTACTATCATTGGCCATTATTTACGCATGGGTTAAAGGAGTTTTTACGTGGAAACAGAAAACATACCATCGTCCGTAG
- a CDS encoding NADH-quinone oxidoreductase subunit B codes for METENIPSSVVQFASADKLIALGRANSLWPLTFGIACCAIEMMSAGCARYDLSRFGAEVFRPSARQSDVMIVAGTISKKMAEGIKTLYDQMPEPKWVIAMGNCAISGGPFVFEGQYGIIEGADKILPVDIYIPGCPPRPEALIEGIIELEHQITGWRRWPKVDSQNEAA; via the coding sequence GTGGAAACAGAAAACATACCATCGTCCGTAGTTCAATTTGCTTCAGCGGACAAGCTTATCGCCCTTGGCAGGGCAAATTCACTCTGGCCCCTTACCTTTGGTATCGCCTGCTGTGCTATTGAAATGATGTCGGCGGGATGTGCCCGCTACGATCTCTCACGCTTTGGAGCTGAGGTCTTTCGTCCCTCAGCACGACAGAGTGACGTCATGATTGTGGCAGGAACCATCTCCAAAAAAATGGCCGAGGGTATAAAAACCCTCTATGACCAGATGCCTGAACCCAAGTGGGTTATTGCCATGGGCAACTGTGCCATCTCAGGCGGTCCCTTTGTCTTCGAGGGACAGTACGGTATTATAGAGGGTGCCGATAAGATTCTTCCCGTTGACATCTATATTCCCGGTTGCCCTCCACGTCCTGAAGCTCTGATTGAAGGTATCATTGAGCTTGAACATCAAATTACAGGATGGAGACGCTGGCCCAAGGTTGATTCCCAAAATGAGGCTGCATAA
- a CDS encoding LysR family transcriptional regulator, translating into MSITLRQLEIFIAVAETAQVTKASKKLFVTQSAVSMALAELENQLGGSLFDRHGRSLLLNARGRYLLPLAKEISGQISNIEVIMSEKNDTLEGHIEVVASTTLGNYILPYLIGAFKRVHPKVQVNMLVYNTRQAKELVRAGKMDVGYVEGPVQATEDLHVRPWFEDELVVLCGPNDPLANNTAFDVDTDLAGAKWIVREPGSGTAAYFEKKMGKHFENVSVVMELGHPEAIKRAVESGVGISCLSALCICREKENGWLKSLKIEGVDMKRQLRVVQRKDVVMTDALAEFISFCDVMSSCSESRICLSSPWKLQSLLAKHSSQKGK; encoded by the coding sequence ATGTCTATTACTTTAAGACAATTAGAGATATTTATTGCAGTTGCAGAAACAGCACAGGTTACTAAGGCAAGTAAAAAACTTTTTGTAACCCAGTCTGCTGTGAGTATGGCCCTTGCTGAGCTGGAAAACCAGTTGGGTGGGTCTCTCTTTGATCGTCATGGCCGGAGTTTGCTCTTGAATGCTCGTGGCCGTTACCTTCTGCCTTTAGCAAAAGAGATATCCGGGCAGATTTCGAATATTGAAGTCATCATGTCAGAGAAGAACGATACTCTTGAAGGGCATATTGAGGTAGTTGCCAGTACGACCTTGGGTAATTATATCCTGCCCTATCTTATAGGGGCCTTTAAGCGGGTGCATCCTAAGGTGCAGGTGAATATGTTGGTCTATAATACTCGTCAGGCAAAGGAGTTGGTGCGTGCGGGGAAGATGGACGTGGGCTATGTGGAAGGACCTGTTCAGGCAACGGAAGATTTACATGTGCGTCCATGGTTTGAGGATGAGCTTGTTGTTCTCTGTGGGCCGAATGATCCGTTGGCTAACAACACTGCCTTTGATGTTGATACCGATCTTGCTGGAGCTAAATGGATTGTGCGTGAACCGGGTTCCGGTACTGCCGCCTATTTTGAGAAAAAGATGGGCAAGCACTTTGAGAATGTTTCAGTGGTAATGGAGCTGGGTCATCCCGAGGCGATCAAACGTGCCGTTGAATCCGGTGTGGGGATTTCCTGTCTCTCAGCTCTCTGTATCTGCCGTGAAAAAGAAAACGGTTGGTTAAAGAGTCTGAAGATTGAGGGGGTTGATATGAAGCGACAGCTTCGAGTTGTTCAACGAAAGGATGTTGTAATGACCGATGCGCTTGCTGAGTTTATCTCTTTTTGCGATGTGATGTCTTCCTGTAGTGAATCCCGGATTTGCCTCTCCTCTCCGTGGAAACTTCAATCCCTTCTGGCAAAGCACTCTAGCCAGAAAGGAAAATGA
- a CDS encoding NADH-quinone oxidoreductase subunit C — protein sequence MSSIKEQTQEKLASLFADHSTATPLPFVEESDYSICGYYLNIVVSPDLLIETVTVLDELGYFLESITGVDWPKEEEIESVYDFNRYDEHSFRIVIRTRTSRDTPVIPSITSVYNGANWHERETRDFFGIDFTGHPHLIPLLLPEDADFHPLLKDFKA from the coding sequence ATGTCATCTATAAAAGAACAGACACAAGAAAAACTCGCATCCCTTTTTGCCGACCACAGTACAGCAACGCCCCTGCCATTTGTTGAAGAGAGCGACTACAGCATCTGTGGCTACTACCTCAACATCGTGGTCAGCCCGGATCTTCTCATTGAAACAGTTACGGTACTCGATGAACTCGGCTATTTCCTCGAATCCATCACCGGTGTTGATTGGCCGAAGGAAGAAGAGATCGAATCGGTATATGACTTTAATCGCTACGATGAGCACTCTTTTCGCATCGTCATCCGCACTCGTACCTCCAGGGACACACCTGTTATTCCATCTATTACTTCGGTATACAACGGTGCCAACTGGCATGAACGCGAAACACGAGATTTCTTCGGCATAGACTTCACCGGCCACCCCCATCTGATTCCCCTGCTCCTGCCAGAGGATGCCGATTTTCACCCTCTGCTCAAGGACTTTAAAGCATGA